The genomic window TTCTTGAAAAAGCATTGCATTTTATCATGATAGATTCTAGCGGCACTTCGCTTAAATGGTCGGATAGTGTATTTCTTTTCGTATTGTACGCTACATTGGCGGCGGGAATTTTTGAAGAATTTGGCCGTTATGTCGGATTTAAATGGATGTTGAAAAAGCATCGAGAATATAAGGATGGGTTGTCATTTGGATTAGGCCACGGTGGCATCGAAGCGATTTTAATAGGGATGTTTGGTGCCATCAACGCATTAGTATTGGCCACTCTCATCAATTCCGGAGCGTTTGACCAAATGATCGCCAACGCTTTGCCCGCTGACCAAGCCGCGTTATTAAAAGAAAAGTTGATCAATACACGATTTTGGGAATATGTATTAGCGGGCCTCGAACGCGTTTTCGCAATCGCTATTCATATTGCGATGTCACTCTTAGTTTTACTTGGTATTCGTGAAAATCGTTTTATCTTTGTCATTTACGCTGTTCTT from Bacillus methanolicus includes these protein-coding regions:
- a CDS encoding YhfC family intramembrane metalloprotease, which codes for MISTFTMSGMVIQLLISLLFPIGLLIYFRKKQLFSWKPLGVGILIFILFSQILEKALHFIMIDSSGTSLKWSDSVFLFVLYATLAAGIFEEFGRYVGFKWMLKKHREYKDGLSFGLGHGGIEAILIGMFGAINALVLATLINSGAFDQMIANALPADQAALLKEKLINTRFWEYVLAGLERVFAIAIHIAMSLLVLLGIRENRFIFVIYAVLLHALLDVIPALYQIGVVANIWLAELVIAIFGITALIFTMRIRKRFQV